TCTTGTTTGTCAGACACGTCTTGTTCTATAACATAGTCTTTTTTCTCGTCTTTAGTTAGTTTTTTTTCATAACCACATTCATAACAGTGAAGTATACCATGTTTTGGAAGTAAAACTTTTCCACAATTTGGACAAAATTCCATTTTTATATCGCTACCTATACTTTTCTGTATAATATATATTTACAAACTATTATATAATACTAAAAAGAAATATTGTATAGTATAAAGATTATATAATAATGTGCTATTAGTATAGTCTAATTTTAATACATTTTATTATATGAAAATTAGGGATTAATATTCCAAATTTAATGAATATAATAACTTAAACTAATTTATATTAGTTTTTTTATATTTTAGGAGAATATTAATAAGAAAACAGTGATAATACTGTTTCAATGGATAATTGTTTTACTATTATTCTTATATACTCCTTCAATATACAAAACATAAAAACTTAAATTGGATGTGGCTTAACAGCTGAACAATGAGGTAGATATAATGTATAAGTATATGAAAGAAGCATGGAAAAACCCAAAAGACTCATACGTTAACGAACTTATGAGAGAAAGATTACCAAAATGGAGAAGACAACCTGTTATTATAAGAATTGACAAACCTACAAGAATCGACAAAGCACGACAATTAGGTTACAAAGCAAAAACAGGTTACGTTATTGCAAGAATTAGAGTAAGAAGAGGATCAAGAAGAAAATCACGATTCAAAAACGGTAGAGATCCTAAAAGAATGGGTGTTAACAAAATCTCAGGAGAAAAATCCATTCAAAGAATGGCTGAGGAACGTGTTGCACGTAAATACCCTAACTTAGAAGTACTTAACTCCTATTGGGTTTGGGAAGATGGTAAAGCAAAATACTATGAAGTAATCCTTGTAGACCCTCAATGCCCAACAATCCAACATGATAACAAAATCAATTGGATTTGCAGTAAAAAACACACAAACCGTGCTTTCAGAGGTTTAACTGGCGCAGGTAAAAGAGGAAGAGGATTATACAAAAAAGGTAAAGGTGCTGAAAAGGTTAGATAAATGATCCATAATATAACTTATAGAACATTTGTTTATGGAACCGAGGATGAAGAAAAGGTAATTGATGCTATTAGTTACCTTTTTTCTAATCCTTTACCTGAAAAAACTATTACTGAAGATCATTTCGGTAATGATATTGTTATTTTATCAGATAAGATAACTAAAAAAAGATTAAACAGAGACTTCATAGAATTTCTTAATGAAAATTTATCATCAGATGATAAAGAAATTATTAAAAATGAATTAAGTCGTCGTATGGATGAAAAAGGAAACTTATTCCTACGCTTTGATAAACAAGAGGCTTTAGATGAAAATCTTAAGTTGACTTACTCAGGCGATGCCATACATGTTAGAATAAAAATTGCTAGTTATCCCGTAAGTAAAGATAATGCAATTGAAGTTGCTCATAAAATCTTTAACTTCTTATAACTTCAATATTTTTCTATTTGAAATAACTATTTTCCAAGGTAACTTATATGACTATTTTTTATGATTTTAATATTGCACCAAATATGGAAATAATTAAGACATTAGAAGATTTTAAATTTAGTGGTGCATGTATATTTTATGATTCTAAAGATTATAACAAGAAAACCGTTGATAAATTTAATGAATTGAATAAATCTACAAATATTAAATTGTATCATGGAATATGTATTAATGAGAATAATCCTCAACTTATTCACAAGACTGTTCAACGTTTTTATAGAAAGGTAGATCTTATCATGGCAAATGGTGGAGATACTAAGATTAATCGTTCTATATGTGAAATGCCTCAGATTGATATTATTAATCATCCATACAATAATAAGAGAAATAGTGGAATAAATCATATTCTTGCTAAAATGCTTGTTAAGAATAATATTACTGTTAATATTAATTTATCAGATATTCTTCATAATCATGGATATTATAAGTCAAGAATATTAAATCAAATTAATCAATTACTATTATTACAGAGAAAGTATAATTTCAGAGTTATTCTTAGTAGTGGTAGTAGGTCATTTTATGATGTACGTTCACCAAAAGCTATGTTAATATTAAGTCAACTTATGGACATGGATACTGATTATAGTATAAAAACTATTTCTGATAATCCTATGAAAATAATTGAAAATATAGGCATACATAAAGATAGTATTATTGAAGGCGTTCAAATAATTAAAGATTAAAGTAAGTATTGTAGGTTTTTGTTATCATGATGAAATTAAAAATATTACCACCAACATTAAGAGAAAAAAAGAGATACATAGCATTCAATTTATATAGCGAATGTAAAATAAAAAAAGATGAAATAATCACATTCCTATGGAATAACCTAATAAATACATATGGTGAAATTGAATCAAGTAAAATCAACCTATGGCTAATTAATATTAAACAAATCAAAAATCCTAAAAGATTCCAATATAAATGTATCATAAAATGTAGAAGAGGCTATGAAAAAGAAATGATACTGGTCCTAAATACAATAACAAGATACAAACATAGCCGTGTTGTAATCCATACACTAGGTACTTCAGGAACAATTAAAACATTAGATAATAAATATGACCTCCTCTAAAATAATTAATTCTTTTTTTAAAAAATATTTCAAGACCACTAATATAAAAATAATAAAAATCATAAATAAAGTATAGAAGACTATTCTAGAAAATTATGAATATCTACAATAGGGATATTTAAATAAATTTAATAAAAAGATAATAACTGATTATTATGGCAATACATCCAATAGAATTCCGATATGGTACACCTGAAATGAAAGCTATATGGGAACAGGAATCAAAATTACAAAATATGTTGAAAGTAGAAGCAGCACTAGCAAAGGCAGAAGCAGAAATAGATTTAATACCTAAAGATGCTGCAGAAGAAATTAATAAAAAAGCTACAACAGAATATGTTAAGCAAAAAAGAGTAGATGAAATAGAACAAGCTACGCACCATGACATCGCAGCTTTAATGAAAGCATTAGAAGAAGTATGTGATAATGGTGCAGGAGAATATGTTCACTATGGTGCTACAAGTAATGACATTATTGATTCATCACAATCACTACAATTAAAAGATTCAATAGAAATTATAAGAGAAAAAGTAGTTAAACTCATAAAACTTCTAATAGATCTTGCAGAAGAACACAAAAATACCGTTACAATCGGACGTACCCACGGTCAACATGCACTACCAACAACATATGGTATGAAATTTGCAATATACATAGATGAACTTACACGTCAATTAGACAGATTAGATTTAACAAAAGAACACTTATGCGTAGGAATGATGACAGGAGCAGTAGGAACAACAGCAGCTCTTGGAGAAGTAGGTTACGATATACACATGAGAGTATCTGAAATATTAGGATTAAACCCAGTACACATATCCAACCAAGTTGTTCAAAGAGATAATCATGCAGAATATGTAATGACATTAGCAAACATATGTAGTACATTAGAAAAAATGGCATTAGAAGTACGTAATCTACAAAGAACAGAAATTATGGAAGTTGGAGAAAAATTCGACCCTAAAAAACAAGTAGGTAGTAGTACCATGCCACACAAAAGAAATCCTATTACTGGTGAAAGAATCTGTGGTATTTCAAGAGTTGTAAGATCATACGTAAATGCAGCTCTACAAAACAACCCATTATGGCATGAAAGAGACTTAACAAACTCCTCCTGTGAACGTATTATACTTCCAGAATCAGCAATATTAACAGATTACATATTAAATCTTTCAATAAAACTATTCGGAAAATTAGAATTCCACGAAGATAATATTGAACGTAACCTAAACCTAAGTAATGGTCTTATTATGGCTGAAAGATTTATGTCTAAATTAACACAAAAAGGTATGGGTAGACAAAGTGCATACAGTCTTGTAAGATCCTGTGCAATGGAAGCATATGCTGAAGATAAAGGATTACGTGAAATACTATCAAGTCAAGAAGAGATACTTAAATATTTAACACAAGAAGAAATTGATGAGACAATGGATCCTCACACATATCTTGGAAGTAGTAGTAAATTTGTAGACAATGTTATTACAAATGCTAAAAACATTATAAACGAATAAGATTTTAAGTTAATCTTATTATTTTCTTTTCTTTTAAAAATAAAGAGTTCATAACTATTTTAAATTATTTTAACCACCAAAAAACTATATTTTAAAACTATATTTATATAAGATTATGTGAAAAATATATTAATAACAAATAGTAATAATAAGTAATTGTAAATATAGATATGTAAATACAATAAAAAAAATACATAAAAAACATTAAAATAATAATAACATTTTTTCAAAATAAAACAAAAGTGAGGTAGAAAATATGCAACAATTTTCAGGAGCAGGCTATGATAGAGCATTAACAGTATTCAGCCCAGATGGACGTTTATTCCAGATTGAGTACGCAAGAGAAGCAGTAAAAAGAGGAACAACATCAATTGGTATAGTATCTAAAGATGGTGTAGTACTTGCAGTAGATAAAAAAATAAAAAGTAAATTAGTAGTACCATCATCCATAGAAAAAATATTCAAAATAGATGACCATATTGCTACCGCATCAAGTGGACTTGTAGCAGATGCAAGAAGATTAATTGACATTGCAAGAAATCAAGCACAAGTAAACAAATTACAATACCACGAACCAATAACAGTCACAGGATTAGCAAAATACCTCGGTGACCTTGAACAGATGTACACCCAAAGTGGTGGAGTAAGACCTTTCGGTATCTCCTTAATTATCGGTGGAGTATCTGACGACGAATGCAGAATCTATGAAACAGACCCAAGTGGAGCATTAGTAGAATATAAAGCTACAGCTATAGGACTTGGACGTGACAAAGCATTAGAATTATTTGAAGACAAATACGAAGATGATATTTCATTAGAAGATGCAATTGACTTAGCAATTGAAGGAATATACGTAGCAACAGATGGAAAAATAGCTGATGACAGCGTAGAAATTTCAGTAATTGATAAAAGTACAGCTCAATACAGAAAATTAGAGAGCGACGATATCGATACATATGTTCAAAAAGTACTTGATCGTAAAGAACAAGAAAAAATAGAAGCTGAAGAAAAAGCTAAAAAAGAAGCAGAGGAAAAAGAAGCTAAAAAAGCTGAAGCTAAAGCTAAAAAAGAAGCTGAAAGAAAAGCAAAAGAAGAAGCTAAAAAAGCCGAAGAAGAATCTGCTGATGAGAATGAAGATGAAGAATAACTTCATCCTTCTCATACTAACCCATTTTATTAACCACCCCATAACATGTCTAATTTTTAATAAAATCTAACTTATCTCTTGTAATCAATAATTATTTGCTAAATTTATTATAATAATAACAAAGATATTAATATATAGTTGTTGAAAAAATAGAATACAAATTTAAATAAAGATTAAAATCCGAATTTATTTTAACATCTTACAATAAAAAAAATAAGACAAGGTGAAACTATGGTTAATGTAGACGATGCAGTAATTGCACGTTTAGAAAGTTATGGAGAACGCTTTGAAATATTAGTCGATCCAGAACTTGCAGCAGATTATAAACGCGGAGAAGACATAGATTTAGAAGAAATATTAGCAGTAGAAGACATATATAAAGATGCACATAAAGCAGATAAAGCATCTGAAGAAGCAATGAAGAAAGCATTTGAAAGTACTGATCCACTAGTTGTAGCTGATAAAATTATCCATAAAGGAACAATTCAGATAACAGCAAACCAAAGACGTAAAATGCAAGAAGAAAAAACAAAACAAGTAATCAATCAAATAGCCAGAGAAGCAATAAATCCACAGACCAAACTTCCACATCCACCAAAACGTATAGCTAAAGCAATGGAAGAAGCAAAAGTACATATTGATCCAATGAAAACAGTAGAAGAACAAATACAACCAACAGTAAAAGCTATTTTAACAAAGATACCTATAAGAATAGAAAAAGTACAGGTAGCTGTTAAAATACCAGGAACATATGCTGGTAAAAGTTATTCAACTATCACACAATATGGTAAATTAATGAAAGAAGAATGGGAAAGTGATGGTAGTTGGATTGGTATAGTAGAAATACCTGGTGGATTACAAGATGAATTCTATACTGCACTAAGTGGTTTAACTCATGGAGAAGTTGAAACAAAACTACTCAAATAAACATTCTTAAAATGAAGAGTATACTATGTTATTTGTAGAAAACAAAGAAGTAGTACTTCCAGGAAGTTTATTAACAGATAATGATAGTTATAAACTAGGCAGAGGTACTTTCAAAGAAAAAGGTAAAATTTACTCAGATATTACGGGTCTTGTTTACATTAATAGTGATACTATTAGTGTTATACCCTTCAAATATACCTACAAACCACAATATGGTGATTTAATAATTGGTCGTGTAACTAGCTCATCCTACTCATCATGGTCTATAAATATTAACAGTACATATCATGGATATTTATCAACATCTGAGTTGTATGATAAAAATGAACAGAATATTAATAATATTATAAATGTTAATGATATGCTATTATTAAGGGTAGCAAATGTTGATGAAATAAACAGAGTAAAATTAACATTAAGAGCTCGTGGACTAGGTAAATTTAATCAGGGAATAATTGTTAGAGTAAAACAACCCACAGTACATTTTCTAAGTGAAGAAAATGCATTCATTACAACTATGATACAAGAATATACATATACTGATATGATTGTAGCAAAAAATGGATTAATTTGGATAAATGGTTTGAAAGAAAATGTTGAAATGATTTTAAAAATAATAGAAAAGATTGAAGAACAACCATTTAAACATAATCTTATTAAAAACGTGCAAAATATGATTATAAATCCATAAATAGAGGGATAAAGTGACAAGTCAATATATAAGAAAAGATGGACGATCATATAATGCTTTTAGAAATATAAAGATGGAAACTGGCGTACTTAATAATACTGATGGTTCTGCATACATTGAATGTGGTCATAATAAAATACTAGTAGGAGTATATGGACCTAGAGAATTACATTCTAAAAAACATTCAAAACCTGATGGTGCAGTTCTAAGATGTAGATATAATATGGCTCCATTCTCAGTTAAAGAAAGAAAAAGACCTGGACCTGATCGTAGGTCTACTGAAATATCAAAATTAATATCAGAGGCAATTACACCAAGCATATTCCTCGAAAAATATCCGAGAGCATCTATAGATATTTCAATAGAAGTTTTGGAAGCAGAGGGTGGTACTAGATGTCTTGGAATAATTGGTGCAAGTTTAGCATTAGCTGATGCTGAGATACCAATGAAAGATCTTATTAGTTCATGTGCAGTTGGTAAAGTTGATGGTCATATTGTATTAGATTTATCTGAAGATGAAGACCAGAATGGAGAGGCAGATATGCCTGTTGCAATTATGCCAAGAACTGGTGAGATTACATTCCTACAAATGGATGGCCATTTAACTAGTGAGGAATTTGAAGAAGCATTACAATTAGCTTATGATGGTTGTTACTTCATTAATAAGTTACAACAACAAACATTATATAACAAATATGGTGGTGACACTAATGGTAAATATAATCTCGGAGATTTCTAAGGAGAAAATATTTGATTTGTTAAATAAAGGTAAAAGAGTAGATCATAGATCTTTTACAGAGTATAGGGATATTCATATTAAAACAAATTATATTGGAAAATCTGAAGGATCTGCAAAGGTTTCTATTGGTAAAACTACTGTGGTTGCCGGTGTTAAAGCTCAAATTACCACTCCCTTTAATAACACACCAGACCAGGGAATTCTTATAACTAACACAGAATTACTTCCTATTGCTAATCGTAATTTTGAGTATGGTCCTCCTAACAAGTTTGCTGTAGAAATATCACGTGTTGTAGATAGAACTATTCGTGAATCACCACTTGTTGATTTAAAAAAGTTATGCATCGTTGAAGGTAGTAAAGTATGGAAATTACACATTGATATTTACATTGTTGACTTTGATGGTAATATTATGGATGCTGCATGTCTTGGTGCTGTAGCTGCATTATTAACAACAAAGATACCTACAGCAACTAGTGTCAACGGTGAAATTACTCTTGATGAAGATAATCTTACAACACTACCTATAAGTAATAAGAGTATTTTATGTACTGTTGTTAAGATTAATAATCAGTTAATTGTTGATGCTACATATGCTGAGGAAAATCTGATGGATGCTGGTATTTCCATTGGTTTTAGAGAAGATGGAAGTATCTGTGCAATACAGAAAAGTGGTTTAAATATCTTAACCGTAGATGAAGTCCTTAGGTCTAAAAAGATTGCTGAGATTAGGTCACGGGAATTATTTTCTGTAATCAATAAGATAAAATCATAAACTTTATATTAGATAAGTTTTAAAAATATTATATAGTTATATTATAAGGATAATAGATTTTAGGTGTCTATTACTTTAATTCCGAAATAATATTATTTTTAAAGCTAATTATTAGAAGTACAGTTAATTCGCTGTCGCTTTTAGTTAAAGAATGAAAAGATTATGAGAAAAATTAAAATAACATTTTATAGGTTTTTGTTATTTAATTAAAGCTCAAATAAGTTGTTATCATCGGTAAATATTTAGAGTATTAAGAAAGATGATATAATATTTTTTTAATATTGACTTAACGGAAGGTGAAAAAATGGTTAAAAAAAGTAAAGTAGGATCTACTGGTCGTTTTGGTGCTAGATATGGTAGAAAAGCAAAAAGAACCGTAAAAGATGTCGAAGACAAAATGCACAAAAAACATATTTGTCCTAGATGTGACAGACCAGGTGTAAAAAGAACTCATGCTGGTATCTGGAAATGTAGTAAATGTGGAAATGTATTTACTGGTGGAGCATACGTTCCTACAACACCAATGGGAAGAGTTGCAAAACGTAACATAAAACGTATCGTTGGAGGAGAATAAGCATGTACAAATGCATTAAATGTGGACAAACAGTTGATATTAAAAAATATTCAGAAGCTAAATGTCCTAAATGCAGATACAGAATTTTATTTAAAGAAGTTCCTGTAGTAAAACGTACAATTAAAGCTAGATAAATAACTATTTTTTTAATAAAGGAAGATGAATCATCCTCCTTTTATCAATTTTTAAATAACATGAAAAATACTGTTTTTCTTTAAGATTAATCAAATTTTATACTTATAAATAGAATACAAAAAGATTAATAATGAGATAATTAACATGATACTAACTACCAATTCTAATTTAGTTATTACAACTAGTAGAAAGCCATCACAGCTTACTAGACGATTTGCACAATTTTTAAAACATTACTTTAACTCTACATACATTAATAGAGGAAAAACCAGTTTTAATAAAGTAGTTAACCAGGCAAGAAATGAAGATTATTCCAAATTACTTGTTATAACTGAAACAAAAGGTAATCCCAGTGCTATAAATATATATGATCTTGAAAGTGACATGAATAATCCATTATATAGTATTTATATAAATGTATCAATACCTCAGGAAAAAAATACTATTAACGTAAATAAAGAGGAAATTACTTTTATCAATAAATCTCAAGCATTAAATGAGTTAAATGAATTCTTCACACCATTAAATCCTACAGATAAAATCAAACAAAACTGTATTATCATAGAGGATAATGATGAGAAAAATAATATTGCATCCATCAAATTCATAGATAAAAAAGGATTAGATGTGAAATATAAAATATATGTTACAGGATATAAAATATTCTAAGAAAAAATAATATTTAGTGATTGAATTGGAAGAAAAGAATATACTAGACAATGTTGAAACTGTATTTACAGTTGAATTCGACACAGAAAGAGATGCTGAAATCATATATAATTCTATTAAGCCAGAAATATCTTTCTCTAGAAATGATAGATCAAAAACTATTATGCATCTTGATAATAATTCAATTATCATAACTATTAAATCAAAGGATGTTGTTAGTCTACGAGCATCTATTAACTCATACGTTCGTTGGATTAATCTATCCACAAAAATATTAAAAATATAAAAAGTAGAATAAAGATATATTATATTATTATAATTTATTAAATAAGAATATATATTATATGTTATTTATTCTAATATAAAAAAAAAAAAACATTAGGTGATTATAAATGGATATACCAGAAAATGTACAAGAACAATTAAATCAATTCCAACAAGTACAACAACAAGCTCAATCTATTGCTATACAAAAACAAAATTTAACATTACAACTCAATGAATCTAAAAAAGCTTTAGATGAATTATCAAAAACTGATGATGATGCTGAAGTATATAAAACAGCTGGTCCTCTACTTATCAAAACAACAAAAGCTGAATCTGAAGCAGATTTAAAAGATAAAATAGAAATGTACGAAATCAGACAAAAAACAATTGACAAACAAGAAAAACGTATAACTAGTAAACTTGAAGAGTTACAATCAAGCCTTCAAACAGCTATGAATCAAATGCAATAAATAGAAGATTAAAAAATTCTTCTATAGAATAATACCCTTTTTTTAAAAAATAATCCTTTGATAAGAAAAAATTTATTATAAAAAAAACTTTTTTTGAAGGATATAATTTTATTTTTATTTTACTATTTTTTGATTATATACTTTTACA
This genomic interval from Candidatus Methanosphaera massiliense contains the following:
- a CDS encoding 50S ribosomal protein L15e, producing MYKYMKEAWKNPKDSYVNELMRERLPKWRRQPVIIRIDKPTRIDKARQLGYKAKTGYVIARIRVRRGSRRKSRFKNGRDPKRMGVNKISGEKSIQRMAEERVARKYPNLEVLNSYWVWEDGKAKYYEVILVDPQCPTIQHDNKINWICSKKHTNRAFRGLTGAGKRGRGLYKKGKGAEKVR
- a CDS encoding ribosome assembly factor SBDS — encoded protein: MVNVDDAVIARLESYGERFEILVDPELAADYKRGEDIDLEEILAVEDIYKDAHKADKASEEAMKKAFESTDPLVVADKIIHKGTIQITANQRRKMQEEKTKQVINQIAREAINPQTKLPHPPKRIAKAMEEAKVHIDPMKTVEEQIQPTVKAILTKIPIRIEKVQVAVKIPGTYAGKSYSTITQYGKLMKEEWESDGSWIGIVEIPGGLQDEFYTALSGLTHGEVETKLLK
- a CDS encoding Rpp14/Pop5 family protein, coding for MMKLKILPPTLREKKRYIAFNLYSECKIKKDEIITFLWNNLINTYGEIESSKINLWLINIKQIKNPKRFQYKCIIKCRRGYEKEMILVLNTITRYKHSRVVIHTLGTSGTIKTLDNKYDLL
- the rnp3 gene encoding ribonuclease P protein component 3, giving the protein MTIFYDFNIAPNMEIIKTLEDFKFSGACIFYDSKDYNKKTVDKFNELNKSTNIKLYHGICINENNPQLIHKTVQRFYRKVDLIMANGGDTKINRSICEMPQIDIINHPYNNKRNSGINHILAKMLVKNNITVNINLSDILHNHGYYKSRILNQINQLLLLQRKYNFRVILSSGSRSFYDVRSPKAMLILSQLMDMDTDYSIKTISDNPMKIIENIGIHKDSIIEGVQIIKD
- the purB gene encoding adenylosuccinate lyase — translated: MAIHPIEFRYGTPEMKAIWEQESKLQNMLKVEAALAKAEAEIDLIPKDAAEEINKKATTEYVKQKRVDEIEQATHHDIAALMKALEEVCDNGAGEYVHYGATSNDIIDSSQSLQLKDSIEIIREKVVKLIKLLIDLAEEHKNTVTIGRTHGQHALPTTYGMKFAIYIDELTRQLDRLDLTKEHLCVGMMTGAVGTTAALGEVGYDIHMRVSEILGLNPVHISNQVVQRDNHAEYVMTLANICSTLEKMALEVRNLQRTEIMEVGEKFDPKKQVGSSTMPHKRNPITGERICGISRVVRSYVNAALQNNPLWHERDLTNSSCERIILPESAILTDYILNLSIKLFGKLEFHEDNIERNLNLSNGLIMAERFMSKLTQKGMGRQSAYSLVRSCAMEAYAEDKGLREILSSQEEILKYLTQEEIDETMDPHTYLGSSSKFVDNVITNAKNIINE
- the rrp42 gene encoding exosome complex protein Rrp42; its protein translation is MVNIISEISKEKIFDLLNKGKRVDHRSFTEYRDIHIKTNYIGKSEGSAKVSIGKTTVVAGVKAQITTPFNNTPDQGILITNTELLPIANRNFEYGPPNKFAVEISRVVDRTIRESPLVDLKKLCIVEGSKVWKLHIDIYIVDFDGNIMDAACLGAVAALLTTKIPTATSVNGEITLDEDNLTTLPISNKSILCTVVKINNQLIVDATYAEENLMDAGISIGFREDGSICAIQKSGLNILTVDEVLRSKKIAEIRSRELFSVINKIKS
- a CDS encoding prefoldin subunit beta is translated as MDIPENVQEQLNQFQQVQQQAQSIAIQKQNLTLQLNESKKALDELSKTDDDAEVYKTAGPLLIKTTKAESEADLKDKIEMYEIRQKTIDKQEKRITSKLEELQSSLQTAMNQMQ
- a CDS encoding DNA-directed RNA polymerase subunit P, with translation MYKCIKCGQTVDIKKYSEAKCPKCRYRILFKEVPVVKRTIKAR
- a CDS encoding exosome complex protein Rrp4 — translated: MLFVENKEVVLPGSLLTDNDSYKLGRGTFKEKGKIYSDITGLVYINSDTISVIPFKYTYKPQYGDLIIGRVTSSSYSSWSININSTYHGYLSTSELYDKNEQNINNIINVNDMLLLRVANVDEINRVKLTLRARGLGKFNQGIIVRVKQPTVHFLSEENAFITTMIQEYTYTDMIVAKNGLIWINGLKENVEMILKIIEKIEEQPFKHNLIKNVQNMIINP
- a CDS encoding RNA-binding domain-containing protein, whose product is MIHNITYRTFVYGTEDEEKVIDAISYLFSNPLPEKTITEDHFGNDIVILSDKITKKRLNRDFIEFLNENLSSDDKEIIKNELSRRMDEKGNLFLRFDKQEALDENLKLTYSGDAIHVRIKIASYPVSKDNAIEVAHKIFNFL
- the rpl37A gene encoding 50S ribosomal protein L37Ae: MVKKSKVGSTGRFGARYGRKAKRTVKDVEDKMHKKHICPRCDRPGVKRTHAGIWKCSKCGNVFTGGAYVPTTPMGRVAKRNIKRIVGGE
- the rrp41 gene encoding exosome complex exonuclease Rrp41 — protein: MTSQYIRKDGRSYNAFRNIKMETGVLNNTDGSAYIECGHNKILVGVYGPRELHSKKHSKPDGAVLRCRYNMAPFSVKERKRPGPDRRSTEISKLISEAITPSIFLEKYPRASIDISIEVLEAEGGTRCLGIIGASLALADAEIPMKDLISSCAVGKVDGHIVLDLSEDEDQNGEADMPVAIMPRTGEITFLQMDGHLTSEEFEEALQLAYDGCYFINKLQQQTLYNKYGGDTNGKYNLGDF
- a CDS encoding KEOPS complex subunit Pcc1, producing the protein MEEKNILDNVETVFTVEFDTERDAEIIYNSIKPEISFSRNDRSKTIMHLDNNSIIITIKSKDVVSLRASINSYVRWINLSTKILKI